The genomic interval AAAGGTAATTCATTTGCGGTAAGAGAATTCACGAAAATAGTCAACTCTATTATTTCAATCGAAAGTATACAGGCAAAATATGTGATCCCCATACCTTCTTCTACAAAAGATAAGGTATCACAACCCTTGAAAGAATTATGCGTGAGCGTGGCAAAAAATAATAACATGGAATACCTAGAAGCGCTGAAGAGAATCATTTCAGTTAAATCTTCTCATTTATCCCCTGGGGACAGGCCAACATACCAGGATCATTTTGATTCACTCAAATGTGTCAATCTTTTCAGTTCAGATAGAGTATTACTATTGGACGATGTATACACCCAAGGGAATACAGCCCAAGCATCTATCGACAGGCTTATCCAAAACAAAGTGGGTGAGGTATACCTCATCACACTTGGTAAAACTCTAGGCTATAATGATATTGCCATAAAAAAGTATCAAATCAGCCAGAATTATGATAAGAGCTACGGGATTCCCAAAGATATCAAAGGCGTAATATTTGATCTCGATGGAACTCTTGTTGACTCTTCCATGATTAAACATCTTAGTGACGGCCACAAATGGAAAGAGGCTAGGGAAAATATTTACCAGATTAGGGAATATGGGGAGGTATCAAATACTCTAATTGAGCTAAAAAAGAGATATAAGATTGGGCTGGTGACATCAAGCCCGGAGGGGTATGCCTTAAGCATAGTAAAAATCTTCGGCTTTAGTTTTGACGCATACGTCTTTTATCATGATACCCAAAATCATAAGCCACATCCTGAGCCTTTAATTGAATGTGCAAGAAGACTGTGCTTGAAACCAGAGGATTGTGTTGCGATAGGAGATGAAGTTATAGACATCCATGCAGCCAGGAGGGCCGGGATGAAAGATGCCGCAGCAATCTGGGGCAGTCTTGAAAAGAATAAAATACTAGAATCCAAACCTTCCTTAATTTATGAATCCCCCGAGGATATCATTGATAAGCGTCAAGACTAACCTGTTTATTGTGTTTTTTTAGGATAGGATTTCCCATAATCTTGATAAAATTATTTTTATGAAACTCCTCATCAAGGAAATAAATTCTGGTGCGTTGACCATCAAAAGGCTTTATTTTATACTTACTCAACCATTCTTCACTTATCTGCCGATTGATATATCTCGAAAGCACCTGATGGGCATTAGTTGTGCTGTATGTGAAGATCGGCTTGTTCAATCTAAGCGCCCAGGAAACAGCATACCATGTCCCACTTATATCCCCTGCTTCAACAATAAAGATGCCAGAGGACAAAGCTGCCTGCAACCTGTCCCTATCTACGAGACATTTTGCGAATTCAAATTTCTGTTGTGGGTAGAAATCAGGCGGATTTTCTGAGATTAGTGCGCCTTCATTTTCAAGAATTTCTTTTGCGAGGTACTCGTTTTCTTTCGGGTATATGCGATTTACTCCTGGCCCAAGGATTGCCACAGTCTTCAATCCATATTTTAGAGCACATTTATGGCCAATAGTATCAGATCCCCTGGCAAGGCCACTTATCACAATCCAATTCTCGCCAATTAAGTAATCCTGAAAAAACTTTTCAGTTAGATGATAAGAATTCTCACTAACATCACGAGATCCTATAACAGCTATACCTTTCCTATTATCATCTAATTCCCTTAGCAAATTATGATTCCCTCTGACATAAATATTTTCAGGGGCGCTATGCTCCAAAGAATTAAGTTGGGAAGGATAATCTTTTTCAGATATGCTGTAATGTTCTTTTACAGATGTCATTTATTCAGCTAGTCCGCTTTAAGTATTAAAGTTTTCTCTTAGATCAAACTTTCATTGAACTCAATTCTATTAGTAACTTGCCAAAGCTGGATTCTTTCTTTTAAAATCAAATCTTTTTACAACCTTTAACAATTCAAATACAATTAGGTATAATCCTGCAGACAAGAGGATATACCCCCAGTCTAATATAGTTATACCTCCAAAAGATAATAGATTACTAATCAAAGGGACATATATAGCTGTGAATACTAAGCCCATTGAAGCCACTATCGAACCTAACAATAATTTATTAGAAAAGAAATTCCTATTAAAAATAGAAATGTGCCAATATCTTCTTTCTAATATGTTAACAAACTGACAATAAACAATGATACAGTAACTAATTGTACTTGCTTTAAAGTAGAAAATACTATCAAGATTTTCCATTGTTAGTATAACTCCTTCTCTGTTCATAAATAAAAAGAAATTCATAAAAGCTAGGGCCCCTATCAAGATCCCTAAGAATATAACTTCCATGCCAGACCTTTTATGGAATATATGCTCATTGGGGTTTCTGGGGGGTTTAGTCATAATCTCTGGATCGGGAGGGTCAAAAGTAAGAAAGGCCAGAGGCATTATCTCGCCAAGAAGATCTATTGCAAGTATTTGCACCGCAAGTATTGGTATTGGATAATCCCAAAGAGCCGCTGCCAAAAGTCCAAGTAGGACCAATACTAATTCACCACCGTTTGTGGTCATGGTTGCGAAAATAGTTTTTCTTAAATTATTGTAAATTGTCCGGCCTCCCTTCACCGCATCGACTAGTGTAGCAAAGTTATCATCAAGTAACACAACATCTGATGCTTCTTTAGTAACATCTGTTCCTTTTAGCCCCATTGCAACTCCTATGTGGGCACTCTTTAGTGCTGGGGCATCATTTACCCCGTCTCCAGTAACTGCAACAATTTCGCCTTGTGCTTCCAATATTTTTACAACTCTAACTTTATCTTCTGGGTCTACCCTTGAAAAAATGATTGACTCCTTTTCTTTAATAAACTCAACTAATTTATCATCAGTTAGTTCTTTCAATTCCTTTCCAGTTATAACGGGGGTCTTATCTTCTTCGGAAAGCCCTATCTCTTTCCCTATCGCTTCAGCGGTCAGTGCATGGTCGCCAGTTAAAATAAAAATTTTTATATGGGCTTTTTTTGCATCCAAAACAGCTTGTCTGACGCCGTCCTTTGGAGGATCCATCATCGCGATAAGGCCCAAGAAAATGACATCCTTTTCAGATTCTTCCGCTAAATATTTTTCTTTCTGTTCTAATGGTTTGTAGGCTATGGCCAGAACCCTCATTGAATTTTCGGCATAAAGAGCATTTACTTTCTTTATATTTGAAATGTCATCATCTTTTAATGGTGTTTTCTTGCCATCTAGATAGAGGTACTTACTTATCCCTAGGATGCTACCAACTGACCCTTTAACATATAGAAAATGGCCCGATTCTTCTTTTCTTATTGATCCCATTCTTTTTCTTTCTGAAGTAAAGGAGAACTCTTGTATTTCGGGAAATGCTTTATTGTCCTCATTACAATCAATACCTATCTTAGCGGCCGCAGTAATGAGTGCAGCTTCAGTTGGATCGCCAATAGGATACCATTCGTTATGCTCTTTGTCAGGTGGGTGTATTTGTGCATTAGATGCCACAGATGCAGCCCTTAGAATCTTTTTTATATCCTCAATTTTCTCTTTCGCAATAGATTTGCCTTCACTATCAAAAATTTCCCCTTCAGGTTCGTATCCAATCCCAGATATCTTATATTCCTCGTCGTTTAGCCATATTGATCTTACCGTCATTTCATTTTTTGTTAGTGTTCCAGTCTTGTCAGTGCATATGATTGTTGTTGAACCGAGTGTTTCTACAGAAGGCAAAGATTTTACAACAGCCTTTCTATTCGCAAGATAGTTGCTGCCGTTTGTCAATGCCACTGTTACTTGGGCAGGCAAGGCCTGTGGCACAACTGACATTGCAACGCCTAGTGCGTATACCAAACTCATATACAATGAAAATTCCTGTAACAAGCCCAAAGCAAAAAGGCCAATAGCAATTATGATTGCAATAATAGTTAATTCTCGTGCAAGTAGGCGAAGTTCTTTTTGGAGAGGAGTTTCAACCTCAATAGATTCTTCAGTCAAACTCGCAATTTTCCCAGTCTCAGTCTTCATCCCTGTTCTAACTACGACCCCTATCGCGTTTCCTGATGCTACAGTCGTACCGGTATAAGCCATATTATTTCTGTCGCCAATTACCACTTCCTCTAGAATAATCTCATTATTTTTTCTTTGAGGAAGAGATTCTCCTGTCAGCGTAAACTCGTTCGTTTTGAAATCATAGCATTGAATTATTCTTATGTCGGCCGGGACTTTGTCTCCTTCTTCTAATTTAATAATGTCG from Methanofastidiosum sp. carries:
- a CDS encoding HAD-IA family hydrolase — encoded protein: MPEHNEINLKNLEETKKSISDIFDSLYYQSNVKCSNLNIDHYFIEYYSPRNRDESQDTFSINIINFKKGNSFAVREFTKIVNSIISIESIQAKYVIPIPSSTKDKVSQPLKELCVSVAKNNNMEYLEALKRIISVKSSHLSPGDRPTYQDHFDSLKCVNLFSSDRVLLLDDVYTQGNTAQASIDRLIQNKVGEVYLITLGKTLGYNDIAIKKYQISQNYDKSYGIPKDIKGVIFDLDGTLVDSSMIKHLSDGHKWKEARENIYQIREYGEVSNTLIELKKRYKIGLVTSSPEGYALSIVKIFGFSFDAYVFYHDTQNHKPHPEPLIECARRLCLKPEDCVAIGDEVIDIHAARRAGMKDAAAIWGSLEKNKILESKPSLIYESPEDIIDKRQD
- a CDS encoding DNA-protecting protein DprA; this translates as MTSVKEHYSISEKDYPSQLNSLEHSAPENIYVRGNHNLLRELDDNRKGIAVIGSRDVSENSYHLTEKFFQDYLIGENWIVISGLARGSDTIGHKCALKYGLKTVAILGPGVNRIYPKENEYLAKEILENEGALISENPPDFYPQQKFEFAKCLVDRDRLQAALSSGIFIVEAGDISGTWYAVSWALRLNKPIFTYSTTNAHQVLSRYINRQISEEWLSKYKIKPFDGQRTRIYFLDEEFHKNNFIKIMGNPILKKHNKQVSLDAYQ
- a CDS encoding cation-transporting P-type ATPase, whose amino-acid sequence is MPNNDYYHKTAEEIFSELSTSQEDGLTSKEVKKRLAQYGNNELEAKIKIPLWLLLLSQFRELFVIILIVGALISILIGSYKNGIIIFIIVIVNAIIGFIQEYKANKIIEKLKGLVKSSAKVIRDGVLVEVPQIELVPGDIIKLEEGDKVPADIRIIQCYDFKTNEFTLTGESLPQRKNNEIILEEVVIGDRNNMAYTGTTVASGNAIGVVVRTGMKTETGKIASLTEESIEVETPLQKELRLLARELTIIAIIIAIGLFALGLLQEFSLYMSLVYALGVAMSVVPQALPAQVTVALTNGSNYLANRKAVVKSLPSVETLGSTTIICTDKTGTLTKNEMTVRSIWLNDEEYKISGIGYEPEGEIFDSEGKSIAKEKIEDIKKILRAASVASNAQIHPPDKEHNEWYPIGDPTEAALITAAAKIGIDCNEDNKAFPEIQEFSFTSERKRMGSIRKEESGHFLYVKGSVGSILGISKYLYLDGKKTPLKDDDISNIKKVNALYAENSMRVLAIAYKPLEQKEKYLAEESEKDVIFLGLIAMMDPPKDGVRQAVLDAKKAHIKIFILTGDHALTAEAIGKEIGLSEEDKTPVITGKELKELTDDKLVEFIKEKESIIFSRVDPEDKVRVVKILEAQGEIVAVTGDGVNDAPALKSAHIGVAMGLKGTDVTKEASDVVLLDDNFATLVDAVKGGRTIYNNLRKTIFATMTTNGGELVLVLLGLLAAALWDYPIPILAVQILAIDLLGEIMPLAFLTFDPPDPEIMTKPPRNPNEHIFHKRSGMEVIFLGILIGALAFMNFFLFMNREGVILTMENLDSIFYFKASTISYCIIVYCQFVNILERRYWHISIFNRNFFSNKLLLGSIVASMGLVFTAIYVPLISNLLSFGGITILDWGYILLSAGLYLIVFELLKVVKRFDFKRKNPALASY